One window of the Eucalyptus grandis isolate ANBG69807.140 chromosome 6, ASM1654582v1, whole genome shotgun sequence genome contains the following:
- the LOC104449524 gene encoding LOW QUALITY PROTEIN: gibberellin-regulated protein 9 (The sequence of the model RefSeq protein was modified relative to this genomic sequence to represent the inferred CDS: inserted 1 base in 1 codon) — MKMKLFLLFVAAILLFQAFAEASSATDASRAVASMNGGGSESTNIDKQHQHHPRKINCSYACARRCSKSSRKNVCHRACKTCCARCHCVPPGPXGNKNACPCYARLKTHGNRPKCP; from the exons atgaagatgaagctctttcttctttttgtagcCGCCATCCTTTTGTTCCAG GCTTTTGCAGAGGCTTCGTCGGCAACTGATGCCAGCCGTGCTGTCGCTAGT ATGAACGGAGGAGGGAGTGAAAGTACCAACATCGACAAACAACATCAACATCATCCTCGCAAGATCA ACTGCAGCTACGCGTGCGCGAGGAGATGCAGCAAGTCGTCACGCAAGAATGTGTGCCACAGAGCGTGCAAGACATGCTGCGCGAGGTGCCACTGCGTGCCCCCGGGAC ATGGCAACAAGAACGCCTGCCCGTGCTATGCCAGGCTCAAGACCCACGGAAACAGACCCAAATGCCCTTGA